A region from the Benincasa hispida cultivar B227 chromosome 10, ASM972705v1, whole genome shotgun sequence genome encodes:
- the LOC120088082 gene encoding DNA ligase 1-like yields the protein MVKQRETNAKRWGTLEELLLASAVNRHGTTSWESVAMEIQTRCSQSQSPSSFLTPQDCRNKFYDLKRRFLSQNVLDSDSTSLMSMLDELRKIRVEELRRDVQRRDVLIVSLEMKVKRLEEERDRSFNQPHQGSDLDTDKAITNLHPQPQNPAASVDESDDRENRSLNESNSTSKKHDVRQNGVVQGNPIIESVKIPKIKETGPPQTGSEPGREWSFNSTAAEPEPEPEPEREKNSAMGGGYKRREKERNWGNSKGSQTAVGDSNEAWESVSESKQEGKEGAVSKQQSSDVQSSGSLSQRKRCRNRGGTSSGEEPEVSPAKPKPLAVKSEPLLKLLEIIRSHRLGSTFERRLRSQESDRYKKLIRQHIDLRTIRCRVVKGAYADSIHRFFRDLLLLFNNAIIFFHRSSPENGAALKLRALVLKEMKDKIRNPQPIVLKSKPNQEADLSSSKPTTKPSTTIMGCRKRDSVAVVSDVGGKKTEKNSKDVEGKPKVADSSEIKIYEKGTWKKGLNSKERPRPAGTNSGPRSSRTSSTSKNNGEVKHEYGGNELSSHDGMDKKERVTKKKQGAVSFLKRMKQNSPSEGTDEDGEASEDESLKEEEEEEEEEEEEEEEKRKVKKQNEEKKERVRRSSGGGRGKRGVGRPPKKTETVTVKRQQREEVGGGKPQKRSKR from the exons ATGGTTAAGCAACGCGAAACCAACGCGAAACGATGGGGCACGCTGGAGGAGCTTTTGCTAGCCTCCGCCGTGAACCGCCATGGGACCACCAGTTGGGAGTCCGTCGCCATGGAAATACAAACTAGATGCTCTCAATCTCAATCCCCTTCCTCTTTTCTAACTCCCCAAGATTGTAGGAATAAATTCTACGACCTCAAGCGACGATTCCTCTCCCAAAACGTCCTCGATTCTGATTCCACCTCCCTCATGTCCATGCTCGACGAGTTGAGAAAGATTCGAGTCGAGGAGCTCCGCCGTGATGTTCAACGTCGGGATGTCTTGATCGT GTCATTGGAAATGAAGGTGAAGCGATTGGAGGAGGAGAGAGACCGCAGTTTCAACCAACCCCATCAGGGATCTGATCTGGACACCGACAAAGCGATAACTAACCTCCACCCTCAACCTCAAAATCCGGCCGCCTCTGTAGACGAATCCGACGATCGCGAGAACCGATCCCTCAACGAATCCAATTCCACGAGTAAAAAACACGATGTTCGACAGAACGGCGTCGTTCAGGGAAACCCGATAATCGAATCAGTCAAAATCCCAAAGATCAAAGAAACCGGGCCGCCCCAAACCGGGAGTGAACCGGGAAGGGAATGGTCATTCAACAGCACAGCAGCGGAGCCGGAGCCGGAGCCAGAGCCGGAAAGAGAAAAGAACTCGGCGATGGGGGGAGGATATAAAcgaagggaaaaagaaagaaactggGGGAATTCGAAAGGGAGTCAGACGGCGGTGGGCGATTCGAACGAAGCGTGGGAATCGGTGAGCGAGTCGAAGCAAGAAGGGAAAGAGGGGGCGGTGTCGAAGCAGCAAAGCAGCGACGTGCAAAGCTCAGGCAGTTTGTCTCAGAGGAAACGGTGTCGTAACAGAGGAGGAACTAGCAGCGGCGAAGAGCCCGAGGTTTCTCCCGCCAAGCCCAAGCCCTTAGCCGTTAAATCTGAACCGTTGCTCAAACTCCTCGAGATCATTCGCTCCCATCGGCTTGGCTCTACCTTTGAGCGCCGCCTACGGAGCCAG GAATCGGATAGATACAAAAAATTGATTCGGCAACACATTGATCTGAGAACGATTCGTTGTCGAGTGGTTAAAGGTGCGTATGCGGATTCAATTCACCGGTTCTTCCGAGATCTCCTCCTCCTTTTCAACAATGCCATCATTTTCTTCCACAGATCTTCCCCCGAAAATGGTGCAGCACTTAAGCTTCGGGCTCTGGTgttgaaagaaatgaaagacAAAATAAGAAACCCCCAACCCATAGTCCTAAAATCAAAGCCCAATCAAGAAGCCGATCTTTCATCGTCAAAGCCTACCACCAAGCCATCTACTACCATAATGGGGTGTCGTAAACGCGACTCCGTTGCAGTGGTATCGGATGTGGGTGGCAAAAAAACCGAGAAGAACTCTAAAGATGTTGAAGGGAAACCCAAGGTTGCTGATTCTTCTGAGATTAAAATATACGAGAAGGGTACATGGAAGAAGGGCTTGAATTCGAAAGAGAGACCAAGACCGGCAGGGACTAATTCAGGGCCGAGAAGCTCAAGAACATCATCGACGAGCAAAAACAATGGGGAAGTGAAGCACGAATATGGAGGGAACGAATTGAGCTCTCATGATGGGATGGACAAGAAAGAGAGAGTGACGAAGAAGAAGCAAGGTGCTGTAAGCTTCTTGAAGAGAATGAAACAGAATTCTCCAAGTGAAGGCACAGATGAAGATGGTGAAGCTTCAGAGGACGAGAGTTTaaaagaagaggaggaggaggaagaagaagaagaagaagaagaagaagagaagaggaaGGTGAAGAAGCAGaatgaagagaaaaaagaaagggtAAGACGGAGTAGTGGAGGAGGGAGAGGGAAGAGAGGGGTTGGGAGGCCGCCGAAGAAAACTGAAACAGTGACAGTAAAGAGGCAGCAGAGAGAGGAGGTGGGCGGTGGTAAACCCCAGAAGCGTTCAAAGAGATAG
- the LOC120088081 gene encoding G-type lectin S-receptor-like serine/threonine-protein kinase LECRK3, whose amino-acid sequence MASLCFPFLPILLLLLPFFPPSSTVAQKPNPNITLGTSLTARDGDSFWSSASGDFAFGFLRQSEGGDYLLAIWFNKIAEKTVVWSANRDKLAPKGSTVLLSTSGRLVLNDPGGNQIWPTTSFATNQSVSYATLLDTGNFILASKNSEILWQSFDYPTDTILPSQILNRGTSLVARYTETNYSIGRFQLTMQIDGNLVLYTRNFPTDLLSNSYWATNTVNFGFQLVFNLSGSIYLIAENKTILNTLSSNNPPTQNFYHRAILEDDGVFRHYVYPKRGTGSNSSWAEAWSVSISIPSNICMAINEGSNSGACGFNSYCRLGDDQRPFCTCPPGYDLFDPNDVTKSCKPKFVSQSCDESSPETYNFDFIPLENADWPEDDYGYFQPVDEDWCRNDCLRDCFCVAAIFRNGYCWKKKFPLSFGRMDSSVGGRALIKIRRDNSTLQSQNFDKNCRNKTKIVIGSVLLGSSLFLNILLSLLTLLIGFRFSKRKSKAVGRDPFISGVNLRAFSYEELDKATRGFREQLGSGAFATVYKGTLDSVEDNNLVAVKKLENIVSEGGEKEFKAEVSAIAQTNHKNLVKLVGFCNEGEHRMLVYEFMENGSLADFLFRPSKPTWYSRIQLILGIARGLSYLHEECSTQIIHCDIKPQNILLDGCFGAKIADFGLAKLLKKDQTRTMTAIRGTKGYVAPEWFRSMPITVKVDVYSFGILLMEMICCRKNFELEAENEDEMILTDWVYDCMKERKMEKLIKNDEEAENDMKRVEKYVKIGIWCIQEEPSLRPPMKKVIQMLEGAVEVSTPPDPSSFISAF is encoded by the coding sequence ATGGCTTCCCTCTGTTTCCCATTCCTACCTATTCTTCTACTTCTGCTTCCTTTTTTTCCCCCATCCTCTACTGTTGCTCAGAAGCCAAACCCAAATATAACTTTAGGCACATCTCTCACCGCTCGTGACGGCGATTCCTTCTGGTCCTCTGCATCTGGTGATTTTGCTTTCGGTTTCCTACGCCAATCTGAAGGGGGAGACTATTTGTTGGCAATTTGGTTCAACAAAATTGCTGAGAAAACCGTGGTTTGGTCTGCTAATCGGGACAAACTGGCACCGAAGGGATCTACTGTTTTACTTTCAACAAGTGGTCGGCTCGTCCTCAACGACCCTGGAGGCAACCAAATTTGGCCTACAACTTCCTTTGCTACTAATCAATCTGTTTCCTATGCAACCCTTCTTGACACTGGAAACTTCATTCTCGCTTCTAAGAACTCTGAAATTCTGTGGCAGAGCTTCGATTATCCTACCGATACGATTTTACCGTCACAGATTCTTAATCGGGGGACCAGTCTGGTTGCACGATATACAGAAACGAATTACTCAATTGGAAGATTTCAACTTACGATGCAAATTGATGGGAATCTCGTGCTTTACACCAGAAATTTCCCTACGGATTTATTAAGTAACAGTTATTGGGCAACTAACACTGTGAACTTCGGCTTTCAACTCGTCTTCAACCTCTCTGGTTCGATTTATCTCATCGCAGAGAATAAAACCATTCTTAACACTTTGTCATCAAATAATCCTCCAACTCAAAATTTCTACCATCGAGCGATTCTCGAGGATGATGGGGTTTTCAGACATTATGTTTACCCAAAGAGGGGTACTGGAAGTAATTCGTCTTGGGCTGAAGCTTGGTCAGTATCCATATCCATTCCTTCCAACATCTGTATGGCAATTAATGAAGGTTCGAACAGTGGAGCATGTGGGTTCAATAGTTACTGCAGGCTTGGAGATGATCAAAGGCCATTTTGTACTTGTCCACCAGGCTATGACTTGTTTGATCCAAATGATGTGACCAAAAGTTGCAAACCCAAATTTGTCTCTCAAAGTTGTGATGAATCGTCTCCCGAAACATATAACTTCGATTTTATTCCTCTGGAAAACGCAGATTGGCCTGAAGATGATTATGGATATTTCCAACCAGTAGATGAGGATTGGTGCAGAAACGATTGTTTAAGAGATTGCTTTTGTGTGGCAGCCATTTTTAGAAATGGTTATTGTTGGAAGAAGAAGTTTCCGCTTTCGTTTGGGAGAATGGATTCTAGTGTTGGTGGAAGAGCTCTTATCAAAATCAGGAGAGACAATTCTACTCTGCAATCTCAAAACTTTGACAAGAATTGTAGGAACAAAACTAAGATAGTCATTGGGTCGGTTTTGTTAGGAAGCTCTTTATTTCTAAATATCCTCTTGTCACTTCTCACTTTATTGATTGGCTTCCGATTcagtaaaagaaaatcaaaggcTGTTGGAAGAGACCCTTTCATTTCAGGTGTGAATTTGAGGGCTTTTAGCTACGAAGAGCTCGACAAGGCCACAAGGGGATTCAGAGAGCAACTGGGAAGTGGTGCATTCGCTACGGTGTATAAAGGTACTCTTGATTCTGTAGAGGACAACAACTTGGTGGCAGTCAAGAAGTTGGAGAATATAGTGAGTGAGGGAGGAGAGAAAGAATTTAAAGCTGAAGTGAGTGCTATTGCTCAAACAAACCATAAGAATTTGGTTAAATTGGTTGGTTTTTGCAACGAAGGAGAACATAGAATGTTGGTGTATGAGTTCATGGAGAATGGGTCTCTTGCCGATTTCCTGTTTAGGCCTTCAAAACCAACTTGGTATTCTAGAATTCAACTTATTTTGGGAATTGCTAGAGGGCTAAGTTACTTACACGAAGAGTGTAGCACTCAGATCATTCATTGTGATATCAAGCCCCAAAACATTCTCCTTGACGGCTGTTTTGGTGCAAAAATTGCAGACTTTGGATTGGCCAAACTTCTGAAGAAAGACCAAACTCGAACCATGACTGCAATTAGAGGAACAAAGGGGTATGTGGCTCCGGAGTGGTTCAGAAGCATGCCCATTACAGTGAAGGTTGATGTTTATAGCTTTGGGATTTTGTTAATGGAGATGATCTGTTGCAGAAAGAATTTTGAACTGGAAGCAGAGAATGAAGATGAAATGATACTGACGGATTGGGTTTATGACTgcatgaaagaaagaaaaatggagaAGTTGATAAAGAATGATGAGGAAGCAGAGAATGATATGAAGAGAGTGGAGAAGTATGTTAAGATTGGAATTTGGTGCATTCAAGAGGAGCCATCACTAAGGCCACCCATGAAGAAAGTGATACAGATGCTTGAAGGTGCAGTTGAGGTTTCAACTCCCCCTGATCCATCTTCATTTATCAGTGCATTTTAA